A region from the Streptomyces tsukubensis genome encodes:
- a CDS encoding FmdB family zinc ribbon protein, whose protein sequence is MPTYQYQCTECGEGLEAVQKFTDDALTVCPSCDGRLKKVFSAVGIVFKGSGFYRNDSRGASSSSSPATSSKGSGSEKTAASSGSSDSSGSSSSSSASSSSSSSAASSSSSSSSTASTSAA, encoded by the coding sequence GTGCCGACCTACCAGTACCAGTGCACCGAATGCGGCGAGGGCCTTGAGGCGGTGCAGAAGTTCACCGATGACGCCCTGACCGTATGCCCGAGCTGCGACGGACGCCTGAAGAAGGTGTTCTCCGCGGTCGGCATCGTCTTCAAGGGTTCCGGTTTCTACCGGAACGACAGCCGCGGCGCGTCGTCGAGCTCGTCCCCGGCGACCTCGTCGAAGGGCTCCGGCTCGGAGAAGACGGCAGCGTCCTCCGGTTCTTCGGACTCCTCCGGTTCCTCTTCGTCCTCCTCCGCTTCGTCCTCTTCCTCGTCGTCGGCGGCGTCTTCGTCTTCTTCGTCGTCGTCGACCGCGAGCACTTCGGCCGCCTGA
- the glp gene encoding molybdotransferase-like divisome protein Glp — MSSTIWSVDDHLEDILAAIRPLDPIELHLADAQGCVLVEDVTVPVALPPFDNSSMDGYAVRVADVQGATEEFPAVLTVVGDIAAGGADLPAVGPGEAARIMTGAPLPPGAEAVVPVEWTDGGTGGGAATTMLPAGSEPAAAGGEVRIHRPAAAGAHVRERGSDVGAGDLALARGTVLGPPQIGLLAAIGRGAVRVRPRPRVVVLSTGSELVQPGEALGEGRIYDSNSFALAAAARDAGAIAYRVGAVTDDAGILRATIEDQLVRADLVVTTGGVSVGAYDVVKEALSEVGETEGGDDGSGPGSGSGSGVDFRTLAMQPGKPQGFGTVGPDHTPLLALPGNPVSSYVSFELFVRPAIRTLMGMPDVHRPRVRARLKADAPLRSPEGRRQFLRGTYDPDAGAVTPVGGTGSHLVAALAHADCLIVVPEADTSLEPGADVEVVLLG, encoded by the coding sequence TTGAGCAGCACGATCTGGTCGGTCGACGACCACCTTGAGGACATTCTCGCGGCGATCCGGCCGCTCGACCCGATTGAGCTGCACCTGGCCGACGCGCAGGGCTGCGTCCTCGTCGAGGACGTCACCGTGCCCGTCGCCCTGCCCCCCTTCGACAACAGTTCCATGGACGGGTACGCGGTGCGGGTCGCCGACGTCCAGGGCGCGACGGAGGAGTTCCCCGCCGTGCTGACGGTCGTGGGCGATATCGCCGCGGGCGGCGCCGACCTGCCGGCCGTGGGTCCCGGCGAGGCCGCGCGGATCATGACGGGCGCGCCGCTGCCGCCGGGAGCCGAGGCCGTCGTCCCCGTCGAGTGGACCGACGGGGGTACGGGCGGCGGTGCGGCGACGACCATGCTCCCGGCCGGGTCGGAGCCCGCGGCGGCGGGCGGAGAGGTCCGGATCCACCGCCCGGCCGCTGCGGGCGCGCATGTGCGCGAGCGCGGCAGCGATGTGGGCGCCGGAGACCTCGCGCTCGCCCGCGGCACGGTTCTCGGACCGCCCCAGATCGGGCTGCTGGCCGCGATCGGCCGCGGTGCCGTGCGGGTGCGGCCCCGCCCGCGGGTGGTCGTCCTCTCCACCGGCAGCGAGCTGGTGCAGCCCGGTGAGGCGCTCGGCGAGGGCCGGATCTACGACTCCAACAGCTTTGCGCTGGCCGCCGCCGCGCGCGACGCGGGAGCCATCGCCTACCGGGTCGGCGCGGTCACCGACGACGCCGGAATCCTCCGGGCCACCATCGAGGACCAGCTCGTCCGCGCCGATCTCGTCGTCACCACGGGCGGAGTGAGCGTGGGGGCGTACGACGTGGTGAAAGAGGCGCTCTCGGAAGTCGGTGAGACGGAGGGCGGCGACGACGGCAGCGGGCCGGGCAGTGGATCGGGCAGCGGGGTCGACTTCCGTACGCTCGCGATGCAGCCCGGCAAGCCGCAGGGCTTCGGCACCGTCGGCCCCGACCACACCCCGCTGCTCGCCCTGCCCGGCAACCCGGTGTCGTCGTACGTCTCCTTCGAGCTGTTCGTCCGGCCCGCGATCCGGACCCTGATGGGAATGCCGGACGTCCACCGGCCCCGGGTGCGGGCCCGGCTCAAGGCCGATGCGCCGCTGCGGTCGCCCGAAGGGCGCAGACAGTTCCTCCGGGGGACGTACGACCCCGATGCCGGGGCGGTCACCCCGGTCGGCGGCACGGGCTCCCATCTGGTGGCCGCGCTCGCCCACGCCGACTGCCTCATCGTGGTCCCCGAGGCGGACACCTCCCTCGAACCCGGCGCGGACGTCGAGGTGGTCCTCCTGGGCTGA
- a CDS encoding MFS transporter, with translation MLRTPGVWTFLLPGFAARQPFAMLTIGIILLVQHTTGSYGSAGAVAAAAGVSMALFAPQSGRLADRFGQRAVLLPGVVVHAASVSALIALALADAPLWALFTAAVPTGASVPQIGPMVRARWAAKLDGSPLMPTAAAFESVTDEFTFVVGPVLATALCTGVHPAAGLIAEGILTLVGGLLFAAQHRTQPPVLRPGGATGTTGGGRASALSVPGVRVLVVAFLGIGSVFGGMQVSLTAFTEEIGNPGVNGVLYGIFAAGNMLAGIACGVVAAKNGPLRRMVIGYVGLALSVSVLWSLHSVILLGAFGLLVGLCIAPALISGYTLVESLVPASARTEAFTWLTAAVALGQAVAVTSAGQLADAHGASAGFLVPLVGTVLALATLLALRTRLMPGGGRTAGRIAARGTAPEASGEDHRSPVPVD, from the coding sequence CTGCTGCGTACCCCCGGCGTCTGGACGTTCCTGCTGCCGGGCTTCGCCGCCCGGCAGCCGTTCGCGATGCTGACCATCGGCATCATCCTGCTGGTCCAGCACACCACCGGTTCGTACGGCAGCGCCGGCGCGGTCGCCGCGGCGGCCGGTGTCTCCATGGCGCTGTTCGCGCCGCAGAGCGGCAGGCTGGCCGACCGCTTCGGGCAGCGGGCCGTCCTGCTGCCGGGTGTCGTCGTGCATGCCGCGTCCGTCTCCGCGCTGATCGCCCTGGCGCTCGCCGACGCTCCCTTGTGGGCGCTGTTCACCGCGGCGGTCCCGACGGGTGCCTCCGTACCGCAGATAGGGCCCATGGTCCGGGCCCGGTGGGCGGCCAAGCTCGACGGATCGCCGCTGATGCCGACGGCTGCGGCGTTCGAATCGGTGACGGACGAGTTCACCTTCGTCGTCGGCCCGGTGCTGGCGACCGCGCTGTGCACCGGAGTGCACCCGGCCGCCGGTCTGATCGCCGAGGGCATCCTGACCCTGGTCGGCGGCCTCCTGTTCGCCGCTCAGCACCGTACGCAGCCGCCCGTCCTCCGGCCCGGCGGTGCCACCGGTACCACCGGCGGAGGGCGTGCTTCCGCGCTCTCGGTGCCCGGTGTACGCGTCCTGGTCGTGGCCTTCCTCGGTATCGGCTCCGTCTTCGGCGGTATGCAGGTCTCCCTGACCGCGTTCACCGAGGAGATCGGCAATCCGGGCGTGAACGGCGTCCTGTACGGCATATTCGCCGCGGGCAACATGCTGGCCGGGATCGCCTGCGGAGTCGTCGCCGCGAAGAACGGGCCGCTGCGGCGCATGGTCATCGGGTACGTGGGCCTGGCCCTCAGCGTCTCCGTGCTCTGGTCGCTGCACTCCGTGATCCTGCTCGGCGCCTTCGGCCTGCTGGTCGGGCTCTGTATCGCACCGGCCCTGATCAGCGGATACACCCTGGTGGAGAGCCTGGTGCCGGCTTCGGCACGTACCGAGGCGTTCACCTGGCTGACCGCGGCCGTGGCGCTCGGGCAGGCGGTCGCGGTGACCTCGGCGGGGCAGCTGGCGGATGCGCACGGCGCGAGCGCGGGATTCCTCGTTCCGCTGGTGGGAACCGTACTGGCGCTGGCCACCCTGCTGGCGCTGCGCACCCGCCTGATGCCCGGCGGCGGACGGACCGCGGGGCGGATAGCGGCCCGCGGAACGGCCCCGGAGGCCAGTGGCGAGGATCACCGCTCGCCGGTGCCGGTGGACTGA
- a CDS encoding RcpC/CpaB family pilus assembly protein, giving the protein MRIADAETVRLLRPGDRVDVIATSGPSSGPGSGPGPRAGAGFGPDSGTDAGAEDRADRRTGDARVVVSGVRVTAVPEPPEGPEGLERLQGDGDGGALVVLSVPRASAAELAGAAATSRLAVTVC; this is encoded by the coding sequence GTGCGGATCGCCGATGCGGAGACGGTACGGCTGCTGCGCCCCGGCGACCGGGTCGATGTGATCGCGACGTCCGGCCCGTCTTCCGGGCCGGGCTCGGGGCCCGGTCCGCGGGCGGGCGCGGGCTTCGGGCCGGACAGCGGGACGGACGCCGGAGCGGAAGACCGGGCGGACCGTCGGACGGGCGATGCCCGGGTGGTGGTGTCCGGTGTGCGGGTGACCGCGGTTCCCGAGCCGCCGGAGGGGCCTGAAGGGCTTGAAAGGCTTCAAGGCGACGGCGACGGCGGGGCGCTGGTGGTGCTCTCCGTGCCACGGGCGTCGGCCGCCGAGCTCGCGGGTGCCGCGGCCACCTCCCGTCTCGCGGTGACGGTGTGCTGA
- a CDS encoding potassium/proton antiporter translates to MTVHDLNELLFSGALVLLIAVAAVRISSRSGLPSLLLYLGIGVAIGQDGIFNVTFNNAELTQVIGYAALVVILAEGGLGTKWQEIKPALPAAVALSTAGVAVSVGITAAAAHYVVGLEWRQALIIGAVVSSTDAAAVFSVLRRVPLPSRITGVLEAESGFNDAPVVILVVAFSTAGPVDDWYVLVGKIALELAIGAGIGLAVGFVGAFGLRHVALPASGLYPIAVMAIAVIAYAAGAMAHGSGFLAVYLAAVVLGNSGLPHAPASRGFAEGLGWIAQIGMFVLLGLLVTPHELGDDLVPALLIGLVLTMVARPLSVLFSLIPFGIPKREQVLLSWAGLRGAVPIILATIPMVSGVADSTRVFNIVFVLVVVYTLVQGPTLPWLARALKLGPGAPSDLGIESAPLERLRGHLLSVAIPEESKMHGVEVAELRLPAGAAVTLVVRDGKSFVPLPSTVLRRGDELLVVATDPVRDATERRLRAVGQGGKLAGWLGTAR, encoded by the coding sequence CTGACTGTTCACGACCTCAACGAGCTCCTGTTCAGCGGCGCTCTCGTCCTGCTGATCGCCGTCGCTGCGGTACGCATCTCGTCCCGTAGCGGGCTCCCCAGCCTGCTGCTGTATCTGGGCATCGGGGTGGCCATCGGCCAGGACGGCATCTTCAATGTCACGTTCAACAACGCCGAACTGACGCAGGTCATCGGTTATGCCGCCCTTGTGGTGATCCTTGCCGAGGGCGGCTTGGGCACCAAATGGCAGGAGATCAAACCTGCGTTGCCCGCGGCCGTCGCCCTGTCGACCGCCGGTGTCGCGGTGAGCGTGGGCATCACGGCTGCCGCGGCGCACTATGTCGTCGGTCTGGAGTGGCGTCAGGCGCTGATCATCGGTGCGGTCGTCTCGTCGACGGACGCGGCGGCAGTCTTCTCCGTGCTGCGGAGGGTGCCCCTGCCGTCGCGGATCACCGGTGTGCTGGAAGCCGAGTCCGGCTTCAACGATGCGCCCGTGGTCATCCTGGTCGTCGCCTTCTCGACGGCGGGACCGGTGGACGACTGGTACGTCCTCGTCGGGAAGATAGCGCTGGAGCTGGCGATCGGCGCGGGCATCGGCCTCGCGGTGGGCTTCGTCGGGGCCTTCGGGCTGCGGCATGTGGCGCTGCCCGCGTCCGGTCTGTACCCGATCGCCGTGATGGCCATCGCGGTGATCGCGTACGCGGCCGGGGCGATGGCCCACGGCAGCGGCTTCCTCGCCGTCTATCTGGCCGCCGTCGTCCTCGGGAACTCCGGGCTGCCGCACGCCCCGGCCAGCCGCGGTTTCGCCGAGGGGCTGGGCTGGATCGCGCAGATCGGGATGTTCGTCCTGCTGGGTCTGCTGGTCACCCCGCACGAACTGGGCGACGACCTGGTCCCGGCGCTGCTCATCGGTCTGGTGCTGACGATGGTGGCCCGGCCGCTGTCGGTGCTGTTCAGCCTGATTCCGTTCGGCATTCCCAAACGGGAACAGGTGCTGCTGTCCTGGGCCGGGCTGCGCGGGGCCGTGCCCATCATCCTGGCGACGATCCCCATGGTGTCGGGGGTCGCGGACAGCACCCGCGTCTTCAACATCGTCTTTGTGCTGGTCGTCGTCTACACCCTGGTGCAGGGGCCGACGCTGCCGTGGCTGGCGCGGGCCCTGAAGCTGGGCCCGGGCGCGCCCTCCGATCTGGGCATCGAGTCCGCGCCGCTGGAGCGGCTGCGGGGGCATCTGCTCTCCGTCGCCATTCCGGAGGAGTCGAAGATGCACGGTGTGGAGGTCGCCGAGCTGCGGCTGCCCGCCGGGGCTGCGGTGACGCTGGTCGTCCGGGACGGGAAGAGCTTCGTACCGCTGCCGTCGACGGTGCTGCGGCGCGGGGACGAGCTGCTGGTGGTGGCGACCGATCCGGTACGGGACGCGACCGAGCGGCGACTGCGGGCCGTGGGCCAGGGCGGCAAGCTGGCGGGCTGGCTGGGGACGGCGCGCTAG
- a CDS encoding penicillin acylase family protein: MPSNTTASSPKKKKGRRGRLLVIVLVLALLGGIGYGGYWGVDAVRASFPQTTGEIDIPGLEGRVEVKRDDYGVPQIYADSDADLFRAQGFVQAQDRFWEMDVRRHMTAGRLSEMFGSGQVKTDAFLRTLGWRKVAQKEFDTELSADTKAYLTAYADGVNAYLKGKEGKELSVEYAALALTNDYKPEPWTEVDSVAWLKAMAWDLRGNMQDEIDRALMESRLDTPQINQLYPAYRHGTNKPIMSNGAVDESEGVFDPKADPSDNKRDGDNNEGSGSQLDSGNGNGNGSGNTESGSDSGQGGTGEGSGLVGNSGPGDGFTGGTDAADAVEGVNTQLAGIAESLDGIPALLGPNGDGIGSNSWVVSGRFTTTGQPLLANDPHLAPQLPSLWYQMGLHCRKLSSTCTFDTAGFTFSGMPGVIIGHNQDIAWGLTNLGADVTDLYLEKVSGDSYVTDTKQDREEKLTVRREVIKVAGGKPRTITVRETKRGPLISDRSTELENVGVKAPVDDEAPDRATGYGVSLQWTALRPGKSMDAVFALNRAKDFRTFRAAAKNFEVPSQNLIYADKTGKIGYQAPGRIPVRATGDGTRPAPGWDPAYYWKKDPVPFEEMPYEEDPERGYIVTANQAVIDESYPHLLTKDWGYGARSQRINQMIEQKIKDGGKISTEDMRTMQMDNRSEIASLLNPILIKLDIKDPNVREAQKLLEGWDYSQEPDSAAAAYFNAVWRNILKLAFGNKLPKELRAEGDCLSIAPAGATGPDDRIEPVIECGERDGDSAQPDGGDRWFEVVQSIYKDEDNPWWTSPASRTDKATKTRDELFARAMEDARWELTAELGKDMDTWNWGRLHQLTLKNQTLGKEGPGLLQHLLNRGPWNLGGGEATVNATGWNAASGYEVVWVPSMRMVVNVGDWDKSRWINLTGASGHAYSAHYTDQTDKWAKGELLDWSFTEKAVEENTVDTLTLVPSEESEAPDSTDSAEAPDSAETTESQQ; encoded by the coding sequence ATGCCCTCCAACACAACGGCCTCTTCCCCCAAGAAGAAGAAGGGGCGACGCGGCCGCCTGCTCGTGATCGTCCTGGTGCTCGCACTGCTCGGCGGCATCGGTTACGGCGGCTACTGGGGCGTCGACGCCGTCCGCGCCTCCTTCCCCCAGACGACCGGCGAGATCGACATTCCGGGCCTTGAGGGCCGGGTCGAGGTCAAACGCGACGACTACGGCGTCCCGCAGATCTACGCGGACAGCGACGCCGACCTCTTCCGCGCCCAGGGCTTCGTCCAGGCGCAGGACCGCTTCTGGGAGATGGATGTACGGCGTCATATGACGGCCGGCAGGCTCTCCGAGATGTTCGGCTCCGGGCAGGTCAAGACGGACGCCTTCCTCCGTACGCTCGGCTGGCGAAAGGTCGCGCAGAAGGAGTTCGACACCGAGCTCTCGGCGGACACGAAGGCGTACCTGACGGCGTACGCCGACGGTGTCAACGCCTATCTGAAGGGCAAGGAGGGCAAGGAGCTCTCGGTCGAGTACGCGGCCCTCGCCCTCACCAACGACTACAAGCCGGAGCCGTGGACCGAGGTCGACTCGGTGGCCTGGCTCAAGGCGATGGCCTGGGACCTGCGCGGCAATATGCAGGACGAGATCGACCGCGCTCTGATGGAGTCCCGTCTGGACACCCCGCAGATCAACCAGCTGTATCCGGCCTATCGGCACGGCACGAACAAGCCGATCATGAGCAACGGCGCCGTCGACGAGTCCGAGGGCGTCTTCGACCCGAAGGCGGACCCCTCCGACAACAAGCGCGACGGCGACAACAACGAAGGCAGCGGCTCCCAGCTCGACAGCGGAAACGGCAACGGCAACGGCAGCGGTAACACCGAATCCGGTTCCGATTCCGGACAGGGTGGTACGGGCGAGGGCTCCGGTCTCGTCGGCAACAGCGGCCCCGGCGACGGCTTCACCGGCGGTACCGACGCCGCCGACGCCGTCGAAGGTGTGAACACCCAGCTCGCCGGTATCGCCGAGAGCCTCGACGGCATCCCCGCCCTGCTGGGCCCCAACGGCGACGGCATCGGCTCGAACTCCTGGGTCGTCTCCGGCCGCTTCACGACCACCGGCCAGCCGCTGCTCGCCAACGATCCGCACCTCGCCCCCCAGCTCCCGTCGCTCTGGTACCAGATGGGCCTGCACTGCCGGAAGCTCTCCAGCACCTGCACCTTCGACACCGCAGGGTTCACCTTCTCCGGTATGCCCGGTGTGATCATCGGACACAATCAGGACATCGCCTGGGGTCTGACCAATCTGGGTGCCGACGTCACCGACCTCTATCTGGAGAAGGTCTCCGGTGACAGCTACGTCACCGACACCAAGCAGGACCGCGAGGAGAAGCTGACCGTCCGCAGGGAGGTCATCAAGGTCGCGGGCGGCAAGCCCCGGACGATCACGGTCCGGGAGACCAAGCGCGGCCCCCTGATCTCCGACCGCTCCACCGAACTGGAGAACGTCGGCGTGAAGGCCCCGGTCGACGACGAAGCCCCCGACCGCGCCACCGGCTACGGCGTTTCCCTCCAGTGGACCGCGCTCCGGCCCGGCAAGTCCATGGACGCCGTCTTCGCCCTGAACCGCGCCAAGGACTTCCGCACCTTCCGCGCGGCCGCCAAGAACTTCGAGGTGCCGTCCCAGAACCTGATCTACGCCGACAAGACCGGCAAGATCGGCTACCAGGCCCCGGGACGGATCCCGGTCCGCGCCACGGGCGACGGCACCCGTCCGGCGCCCGGCTGGGACCCCGCGTACTACTGGAAGAAGGACCCCGTCCCCTTCGAGGAGATGCCGTACGAGGAGGACCCGGAGCGCGGCTACATCGTCACCGCCAACCAGGCCGTCATCGACGAGTCGTACCCGCATCTGCTGACCAAGGACTGGGGATACGGCGCCCGCAGCCAGCGCATCAACCAGATGATCGAGCAGAAGATCAAAGACGGCGGAAAGATCTCCACCGAGGACATGCGGACGATGCAGATGGACAACAGGAGCGAGATCGCCTCGCTGCTGAACCCCATCCTCATCAAGCTCGACATCAAGGACCCCAACGTCCGCGAGGCGCAGAAGCTGCTGGAGGGCTGGGACTACAGCCAGGAGCCGGACTCGGCCGCCGCCGCGTACTTCAACGCCGTCTGGCGCAACATCCTCAAGCTCGCCTTCGGCAACAAGCTGCCGAAGGAGCTGCGCGCCGAGGGTGACTGCCTGAGCATTGCCCCGGCCGGTGCGACCGGGCCCGACGACCGGATCGAACCGGTCATCGAGTGCGGCGAGCGGGACGGCGACTCGGCGCAGCCGGACGGCGGAGACCGCTGGTTCGAGGTGGTCCAGAGCATCTACAAGGACGAGGACAACCCTTGGTGGACCTCGCCCGCCAGCCGTACGGACAAGGCGACCAAGACCCGTGACGAGCTGTTCGCCCGGGCCATGGAGGACGCCCGCTGGGAGCTGACGGCCGAGCTGGGCAAGGACATGGACACCTGGAACTGGGGCCGGCTGCACCAGCTGACGCTGAAGAACCAGACGCTCGGCAAGGAGGGCCCCGGCCTGCTCCAGCATCTGCTGAACCGCGGCCCGTGGAATCTGGGCGGCGGCGAGGCGACGGTGAACGCCACCGGCTGGAACGCTGCCTCCGGATACGAGGTCGTCTGGGTGCCGTCCATGCGGATGGTGGTCAACGTCGGCGACTGGGACAAGTCGCGCTGGATCAACCTGACCGGTGCGTCGGGGCACGCGTACAGCGCGCACTACACCGACCAGACGGACAAATGGGCCAAGGGCGAGCTGCTCGACTGGTCCTTCACCGAGAAGGCGGTGGAGGAGAACACGGTCGACACCCTGACCCTCGTCCCGTCGGAAGAATCGGAAGCACCCGATTCGACGGATTCGGCGGAGGCACCGGACTCCGCGGAAACGACGGAATCGCAGCAGTAA
- the galU gene encoding UTP--glucose-1-phosphate uridylyltransferase GalU yields MTESNPRISKAVIPAAGLGTRFLPATKATPKEMLPVVDKPAIQYVVEEAVAAGLSDVLMITGRNKRPLEDHFDRNYELEEALSRKGDEHRLKTVQESSDLATMHYVRQGDPRGLGHAVLCAAPHVGDQPFAVLLGDDLIDPRDPLLARMVEIQEREGGSVIALMEVEPAQIHQYGCAAVETTAESDVVRVTQLVEKPERSEAPSNLAIIGRYVLDPAVFAILRETEPGRGNEIQLTDALQKLAGDEKIGGPVHGVIFKGRRYDTGDRGDYLRAIVRLACEREDLGPEFRHWLRSYVTEEMQPN; encoded by the coding sequence ATGACTGAGTCGAACCCCAGGATCAGCAAGGCGGTCATTCCCGCCGCCGGCCTCGGTACGCGCTTCCTCCCGGCCACCAAAGCCACTCCCAAGGAGATGCTGCCTGTCGTCGACAAACCGGCGATCCAGTATGTGGTCGAGGAAGCCGTTGCCGCCGGGCTCTCCGATGTACTCATGATCACAGGGCGCAACAAGCGCCCGCTGGAGGACCACTTCGACCGGAACTACGAGCTGGAGGAGGCGCTCTCCCGCAAGGGCGACGAGCACCGGCTGAAGACCGTTCAGGAGTCCAGCGACCTCGCCACCATGCACTACGTCCGCCAGGGCGATCCGCGCGGCCTCGGCCACGCGGTGCTGTGCGCCGCGCCGCACGTCGGGGACCAGCCCTTCGCCGTACTCCTCGGCGACGACCTGATCGACCCGCGCGATCCGCTGCTCGCGCGCATGGTGGAGATCCAGGAGCGCGAGGGCGGCAGCGTCATCGCCCTCATGGAGGTCGAACCCGCCCAGATCCACCAGTACGGCTGCGCCGCCGTCGAGACGACCGCCGAATCCGACGTCGTACGCGTCACCCAGCTCGTCGAGAAGCCCGAGCGGTCCGAGGCCCCCAGCAACCTCGCCATCATCGGCCGCTACGTCCTCGACCCGGCCGTCTTCGCGATACTCCGCGAGACCGAACCGGGCCGCGGCAACGAGATCCAGCTGACCGACGCCCTCCAGAAACTGGCCGGGGACGAGAAGATCGGCGGCCCCGTGCACGGGGTGATCTTCAAGGGGCGGCGGTACGACACCGGCGACCGCGGGGACTATCTGCGGGCGATTGTCAGACTCGCGTGCGAACGTGAAGATCTGGGACCGGAGTTCCGGCACTGGCTCCGGAGCTATGTGACCGAGGAGATGCAGCCGAATTGA
- a CDS encoding 5-formyltetrahydrofolate cyclo-ligase — protein sequence MGGVRNDSDTRDSRESGTGSPAAHPAASAPPADGKRALRRTLLDARARLTPEETGAAARALTRHALELPELTGAPTVAAYVSVGREPGTRALLDALRTRGVRVLLPVLLPDDDLDWGEYEGADRLVRAGRGLLEPDGPRLGPGAVREAEAVLLPGLAVDGRGMRLGRGGGSYDRVLERLAAVPVPPCLVVLLYAHEVVAQVPEEAHDRPVHAVVTPDGVRRFTRA from the coding sequence GTGGGGGGTGTCAGAAACGACAGTGACACCCGGGACTCCAGGGAAAGCGGAACCGGTAGCCCAGCCGCGCATCCCGCCGCTTCCGCCCCGCCCGCGGACGGGAAGCGGGCCCTCCGCCGCACCCTGCTGGACGCCCGCGCCCGGCTCACCCCCGAGGAGACCGGGGCCGCCGCCCGCGCCCTGACCCGGCACGCCCTGGAGCTGCCCGAGCTCACCGGCGCCCCGACCGTGGCCGCGTACGTCTCCGTGGGGCGTGAACCCGGCACCCGCGCTCTGCTCGACGCGCTGCGCACGCGGGGCGTACGCGTCCTGCTGCCCGTCCTGCTCCCCGACGACGATCTCGACTGGGGCGAGTACGAGGGCGCGGACCGGCTGGTACGCGCCGGACGCGGGCTGCTGGAGCCGGACGGCCCCCGGCTCGGGCCCGGCGCCGTACGGGAGGCGGAGGCCGTACTGCTGCCCGGGCTGGCCGTGGACGGGCGCGGGATGCGGCTGGGGCGGGGAGGCGGTTCGTACGATCGCGTACTGGAGCGGCTCGCGGCCGTCCCCGTACCGCCGTGCCTGGTGGTGTTGTTGTACGCGCACGAGGTGGTGGCGCAGGTACCGGAGGAGGCGCACGACCGGCCCGTGCACGCCGTCGTCACTCCGGACGGCGTACGGCGATTCACGCGCGCCTGA
- a CDS encoding S-methyl-5'-thioadenosine phosphorylase: protein MANTNAEIGVIGGSGLYSFLEDVTEVTVDTPYGSPSDSLFLGEVGGRKVAFLPRHGRGHRIPPHRINYRANLWALRSVGVRQVLSPCAVGGLRPEYGPGTLVVPDQLVDRTKSRTETYFDGETRPDGAVPNVVHTTFADPYCPAGRAVAMKAARGRDWEPVDGGALVVIEGPRFSTRAESRWFASEGWSIVGMTGHPEAVLARELALCYTALALVTDLDAGAETGEGVSHTEVMRVFGENVGRLREVLFDAVAALPAEVERDCLCVGAHDGWNLGIDLP from the coding sequence ATGGCGAACACCAACGCAGAGATCGGCGTGATCGGCGGCTCGGGGCTGTACTCCTTCCTGGAGGACGTCACCGAGGTGACCGTGGACACGCCGTACGGCAGCCCGAGCGACTCTCTTTTCCTGGGCGAGGTGGGCGGCCGGAAGGTCGCCTTCCTCCCCCGACACGGCCGGGGTCACCGGATTCCGCCGCACCGCATCAACTACCGCGCCAATCTGTGGGCACTGCGGTCCGTCGGCGTACGGCAGGTGCTGTCGCCCTGCGCGGTGGGCGGACTGCGCCCGGAGTACGGGCCGGGCACCCTCGTCGTACCCGATCAGCTCGTGGACCGTACGAAATCCCGGACCGAGACGTACTTCGACGGGGAGACACGGCCGGACGGCGCCGTGCCGAACGTGGTGCACACGACCTTCGCCGATCCGTACTGCCCGGCGGGGCGGGCCGTGGCGATGAAGGCGGCGCGCGGCCGCGACTGGGAGCCGGTCGACGGGGGCGCGCTGGTCGTCATCGAGGGGCCGCGGTTCTCGACCCGGGCCGAGTCCCGCTGGTTCGCGTCCGAGGGGTGGTCGATCGTGGGGATGACCGGGCACCCGGAGGCGGTCCTCGCCCGCGAGCTGGCGCTCTGCTACACGGCGCTGGCACTGGTCACGGATCTGGACGCGGGAGCGGAGACCGGTGAAGGCGTCTCGCACACCGAGGTGATGCGGGTCTTCGGCGAGAACGTGGGGCGGCTCCGGGAGGTGCTCTTCGACGCGGTGGCGGCGCTGCCGGCGGAGGTGGAGCGGGACTGTCTGTGCGTGGGCGCGCACGACGGCTGGAACCTGGGGATCGACCTGCCCTGA
- the mscL gene encoding large conductance mechanosensitive channel protein MscL codes for MTEKKVSVLEGFKTFLMRGNVIDLAVAVVIGAAFTQVVNSVVKGIINPLVGAFGTKDLDAYSSCIKGTCQVVNGEVQGIKILWGSVLGATLSFLITAAVVYFLIVYPLAKYLARKAARDAAKEGAKEVVELSELEVLKEIRDALVAQSRGNGTAGGSAGRPLP; via the coding sequence GTGACCGAGAAGAAAGTCAGCGTCCTGGAGGGCTTCAAGACCTTCCTGATGCGCGGCAATGTGATCGACCTGGCGGTTGCCGTCGTCATCGGCGCGGCGTTCACCCAAGTGGTGAACTCCGTTGTGAAGGGGATCATCAACCCTCTGGTCGGCGCCTTCGGCACCAAGGACCTCGACGCCTACAGCTCCTGCATCAAGGGCACCTGCCAGGTGGTGAACGGCGAGGTGCAGGGCATCAAGATCCTCTGGGGTTCGGTGCTCGGCGCGACGCTGAGCTTCCTGATCACGGCCGCGGTCGTCTACTTCCTGATCGTCTACCCCCTGGCCAAGTACCTGGCCCGCAAGGCGGCCCGGGACGCGGCGAAGGAAGGCGCGAAGGAGGTCGTCGAGCTGTCGGAGCTGGAGGTCCTCAAGGAGATCCGCGACGCGCTGGTCGCGCAGTCCCGGGGCAACGGGACGGCGGGCGGATCTGCGGGGCGGCCCCTGCCGTAG